TCTTTTGCCTACAGTAGAATTGCTCCATCATTTAAGCTCACGTGAATCACTACATATACTTAATCTGGAAAAAACATGTACCGATCATACAGTTTCTATAGAACTGTTTGGTATAAATCCGGTTTTTGGTATGCAAAATCAATCAACACCAATCATGAAAAAATTAGGACAAAATGGTACAATATTTATAAAAAACATTCATTTTCTTGATTTGGAAACACAAGAATATCTAGCAGAATTAATTAAATATGGCCATTACCGCGTTTACAAAAGTGAACAACGTATTACAAGTAATGTGCGCATAATTTGTTCCACTGATCAAAATTTAATGAGCCTAATGCAAGAAGGCATTTTTTCACGTAACTTGTTTCATTTACTCAACAAAATGACATTACATATGTCATCACTCGAAACATTATCTAAAAAAGAACTTGATAGTTTGGCCGATGGTCTGACTGAACAAGCAATTAAAACAGCAGATTTTAAAAACATGTTGGAACTGTCAGAAAAAGAAAAAATGAAATTAGCCTACAATCGCCCTACCAGCCTACAAGACATGCGCATTCAAATTGAAAAACTACTAGTTAAAAAATCTAAAAAGAATCATATTTTCCAAGAAACACATTTTGATCCGGCATATCACATTACCGATCCTGAATTAACCGAAGCTGCCCGCTTGGGCAAACATGCATTGCGTGATCAACAAATTATGAGTTTATTATGGAGCAAATTTTATAATCAAAATAAAATTGCAGCCTTTCTTGGTGTTAATCGCTCGTCAGTTAATCGACGTTGTAAGCAATTTAATTTGGAATAATTTTATCGACAGATAAATATTGTACAGGTAAATCAAGTACATTCTGCTATTCATACAATAAAAAGAACATTGCATTTTATGCGTATTCAGGCATAGTATAAAACAAAAAGAAAAAAAGTAAGAGTAAGGTAAGCAATGAAGATTGAACAGTTCAAAGAACATGTACGAGAATTTATAACCTATCTTGAAGTAGAACGTAATTTATCGGACAATACTCTACGCGCCTATAGTAGTGATCTAAAACAGTTTTTACATTTTTGGCAAGAATTACCAAAAGATGAACAAACGGTACTGGGCATTCGACTCGTAATTGAACGGTATTTAGTACATCTATTTTATAAAAAAATTGATAAACCATCGATAGCACGTAAATTTTCCTGCTTTAAATCACTTGAACGCTTTTTGCACACCTTAGGTATCGAACTCAATTTAAAACTTACACGACCCCGTTTAGATAAAAAACTACCGATATATTTAAGTGTTGACGAAGTATTTCATCTCCTTGATAAAGTTGACGATACCGATTTGCCCTCAAAATTTCCTTTACGTGATAAAACTATTTTTGAACTGTTATATGCAACAGGCATTCGTTGTTCTGAACTGATCGGCATAACTTTTGCCGATGTTAACATGGATGAAAAAACAATTCGTATTTTTGGGAAAGGAAGACGAGAACGTGTCGTACTCTTTGGTCAAAAAGCAAAAGATCGCATCATTTCTTATATCACCAACGAACGAATGCCAGGAAAAAGTCAACGCGATTATCTTTTTGTTAATTATCGTGGAGGACAATTAACAAGCCGCTCTATCCAGCGCATTTTTGAGATGTTCCGTAAATTTTTACAACTTGAACGTCATATCACGCCGCACAAAATTCGTCATTCATTTGCAACTCACCTGCTCAATATGGGCGCAGATTTACGCGTGGTGCAAGAGCTTCTTGGACACAAAACACTTTCAAGCACTGAAAAGTACACTCATGTTTCACTGCAAGATTTAACCCGTATGTGTGATGAAAAACATCCCATGCGATCTAATAAAACAACCGAAAAAAAATAATTTTTTTCGATCCATATAATACAAGACATCAATTGAGTAAATCAAATTGCTCCATAATAATGTTGCGATTCTTCACACCCAATGCACGCAATTGTTTTGCAAATGCAAACATCATAGCAGATGGTCCACAAATAAAAAAGTTTTTGTTTGTTAGCCCTCCCGGTAACTCTTTTAGCTCTTCCATGCGCAAGAAACCACGACTTGTTGTACAATGAGTGATAAGCTTAATATTTGGATTTTTTTCAGCATACCCTTCAATCTCTGTATCAAAATCTGCACGTGATGCTTCTTTAACACAATAATATATATATGTTTTTCGATCTGTTGGATTTAAAGCTTCATAACCGCACATACTTAAAAATGGCGTAATACCTATACCTCCTGCTATAAATACAGCATCTCGCTTTGTGTCAAATACATATTTTTCATAAAATTTTCCATAGGGACCCCAAACAGTCGCTTGATCTCCCACATGTAGGTAAGATATTTCTTTGGTATAATCCCCTAACTCTTTAATTGAAAACCGTATAAAATCTTGTGACGGATGTGATGAAAAAGAATAGGGATGCAACTCTTTACCCAATAAATCATTGTCAAATGAAACATAAGCGAACTGCCCGGGAAAGTAGGAAATCTTTTTTGCCGGTTCAAGATAAATATTCCAGGTTTTACGCATTCGTTCAATTTTTGTAACTCTACAGATATGTTTTGGCCCAATATAAAAATACAAAAAACGAATATATATATATGACAAAAACGCTATCCCCATAAAAGTATAAACCCATATGCTCAACAACAAAGAGCTATTTATATGTCTATTGAGTAAAAAAATATGCAAAAAGCTAAGCGCCAAAACAATAATAAAGAGTTCATGTGATCGCTTCCAAATGTGATATGGAATGCGTATTGACAACGTCAAGGTCATCAAAATAATAAAAAGAAAAAAAGCACAAACACCTGCAAATGTCCCCCATCCGGAGGCTGGAGAAAAAAGAGTAACAATTTCTTGCCAATAGGGTAGTTTACGCATAACTTGAAAAATAACATGAGCATTAATTAAACAAAAAGCTGTTATACCTACATACTTATGTAAGTGATACATATGCTCAAGACCTCCAAGCATATATTCAAGTAACCGAGCACGGGTTGCCAAAATAAATGTCCAACACATAGCGATTATACCGGGCAAAACGGTTAATTTTGAAAAAAATAAAAATGGATCATCCCATATAAATGTATAGTCGTTTAGAGTTGCTAACCAAAGTACTGCAGTACATATAAGCGAACCAAAAAAAACAACATAACTCGTAATTCTTCTTTTTCTTGCACTTTCTATAGGTATTATAGATTCCACCATAACCGATTGCATTCGCTAGCTCCTTCAACTATTTCTCTTTACACATATTGAACATTTTTTATCGATCTATAGCATAACCTACCCCATTACTCTCAAGAAAGTATTTATTATGCTAAAGTAATCATCATAAACTATTACATACTAATTAAAAACTATACCTTTATGAATATGAAAAATGAAAATTACTTAAACACTATAAGAATACTCAGCATACTATGCACCACTATTATCATCGCACGCTTAGGATATTTACAAATATACCTTGGCCATCAATATGGCACACAAAGTATAAAAAATTATGTTCGCTATGAACAAATAAACTCTGCACGAGGTGAAATTTTAGATTGCAATGGCAACAAACTGGTTACCAATAAACCAATCATCAATCTGTACTGGCATGGAACCGGAAATCGAAGATTGACCGAACAACAACAAAACCTCATAACGCAATTATCACGTCGATGCCACACATTTATATGCAATCAAGAAATCATACAAAAAATTACTCTTGCTGA
The Candidatus Dependentiae bacterium genome window above contains:
- a CDS encoding ferric reductase-like transmembrane domain-containing protein, with protein sequence MQSVMVESIIPIESARKRRITSYVVFFGSLICTAVLWLATLNDYTFIWDDPFLFFSKLTVLPGIIAMCWTFILATRARLLEYMLGGLEHMYHLHKYVGITAFCLINAHVIFQVMRKLPYWQEIVTLFSPASGWGTFAGVCAFFLFIILMTLTLSIRIPYHIWKRSHELFIIVLALSFLHIFLLNRHINSSLLLSIWVYTFMGIAFLSYIYIRFLYFYIGPKHICRVTKIERMRKTWNIYLEPAKKISYFPGQFAYVSFDNDLLGKELHPYSFSSHPSQDFIRFSIKELGDYTKEISYLHVGDQATVWGPYGKFYEKYVFDTKRDAVFIAGGIGITPFLSMCGYEALNPTDRKTYIYYCVKEASRADFDTEIEGYAEKNPNIKLITHCTTSRGFLRMEELKELPGGLTNKNFFICGPSAMMFAFAKQLRALGVKNRNIIMEQFDLLN
- the xerA gene encoding site-specific tyrosine recombinase/integron integrase; translated protein: MKIEQFKEHVREFITYLEVERNLSDNTLRAYSSDLKQFLHFWQELPKDEQTVLGIRLVIERYLVHLFYKKIDKPSIARKFSCFKSLERFLHTLGIELNLKLTRPRLDKKLPIYLSVDEVFHLLDKVDDTDLPSKFPLRDKTIFELLYATGIRCSELIGITFADVNMDEKTIRIFGKGRRERVVLFGQKAKDRIISYITNERMPGKSQRDYLFVNYRGGQLTSRSIQRIFEMFRKFLQLERHITPHKIRHSFATHLLNMGADLRVVQELLGHKTLSSTEKYTHVSLQDLTRMCDEKHPMRSNKTTEKK